The genomic window GCGTGCTTTATGAGTGGAAGAGATTTGAAATtgttatataatataatttaaaattctattgcaaaaCTACTAACTGACAAAATGCTTTTGATGCTGACTGTACAAGTTTCGGATTTTGATTCTAATTTATAAACATATCAAATATCGAGTTAAGCCCACGTTGTACATTTCGTTTTCGACTGAGTATCAGTGAACTCACTGCGACTCACTTGATCGAACTcttagttgtttttgtttatatgctTAAATATTGTCTATGGAACAGCAGGTTcgttataaattaatataacattaatataaaaacaaacatgtCGATTACTTAAAGTATTATGAgaaagtaaattataaattgaaCAAATTAGGTATTAACACAATTGTTGTATCATTATCAAAATAGTTacgttttttaaataaaaaaagtttcctggcttaaataatttcaaacaTTGTGTCAGCTATGTATGATTTAATATTCTTTATGGCCTTGCAGTAACAAAGACAATTGACTTAGAAAGTGGATAAAGCTGCGGATGTAGGTGTAAAAAGTTTCTAATTTCAGAGGATCAAAAGTATACGAATGTGGGTAGCTATTTTGACTAGACTGTATTCCCAATTAAGATAGTGCCTCACATGATAGTTGCTTTAGCACAAAAGCAATGCGCACAGCATAGACAAAAAAGTCTCGTGATTGTAGAGTGGTTACCTTGGTTAAatgcttttttatttgaattcctCTTCCCCAAGTCTGTAGATAGACAATGAAATTACCTTTAGTCAAAGTTACAGAGTTTTCTTTGGCATAGTACAGTGTACAAGGATGTGTTCTCCGATGGGGTGAAATCGGGAAGGGAATTAAGGTCGGATAGGGTAAAACATTGAACAACTTCAGTTAGTGCGTCAATGGCAACTCACATTCAGGTATTACCTATTTCATCTATAAGCCGACCTGAGCAAAGGTCAGCAAGGCGGTGTATCGTTCTACCTTTGGCCGTATGCCTATATTTTGGTTTACTCTTAATATCTTCTTCGTCGTTCTCATTATCGTCCTCCCCTGTTGCGTCCCCGTCCTCGTTATCATCCTCGTTCTCATTGTCTGTTTTGTCATCGTCatcctcatcgtcatcgtcgtcttCGTCCCCgtcatcctcgtcctcatcaTTCTCTCCCTTGTTATCGTCGTTGTCATTGTCGTCCTCATCTTCTTCCTTGTCATCCTCATCTTCATCGTTCTCTtcgtcgtcctcgtcatcTCCATCATTATCCCCTTCGTCATTGTCATCGTCGTCGTTCTTATTATTATCTTCTTCTTCGTtttcgtcgtcgtcctcgttattatcttcatcttcatcgtCGTCGTTCTTATTATTATCTTCTTCttcatcgtcgtcgtccttATTATTATCTTcttcgtcatcgtcgtcgtccttATTATTATCTTcttcgtcatcgtcgtcgtccttATTATTATCTTCTTCGtcatcctcgtcgtcatcATTATTATCTTCTGCGTCATCCTCGTCCTTGTCGTCATCATTATTATCTTCTTCATCATCTTCGTCCTTGTCGTCCTCATTGTCATCTTCCCCGtcatcctcgtcgtcatcATTATCTTCTTCTTCATCTTCCTCTTCGTCATTCTCGTCGTCGTTATTGTCATCTTCATTATCGTCTTCGTCGTTCCCATTATCATCTTCTTCTTCGTCATCCTCTTCGTcctcattattattatcttcGTCATCCTCTTCGTcctcattattattatcttcGTCATCCCCGTCGTCCCCATtttcatcatcttcatcatccTCGTCTTCGTCAGCCCTATCAGTACCTTTCTCCCCCGTTTCATCTTCGTTATCCCCATTTTCATCGTCATCAGTGTCCCGTCCTTTCTTATGTAATCTTTCATTGCGAATCGAATTCTGCAGACGCTTTAATCTTTCTCGTTTATCCTCATCGCTTTCTTTGGGATAGCgcaatttaacaattttttcatTACTGTCGCCGTCATCATTGCCTATATAAGAAATTATCATTACGTTTTGtacttttaatttaagcaAGAAACGGGTTCATGATATTggttttgtagttttttaaGATTTATGGAATCCTTTTTAGTGTTAAATGACTTTGTGTCAAAAGTTTGGCTTATGAGCGTGTGTTATAAAGCATAAACACGTTTAAAAAAAGGACGCTTACTCTTTTGATTGACTAACCACTGCAGCAcacgattttcatttttgagaTTACCTGAGGAAAAAAAGACTGTTAGTTCCGGTGCACTAATATAGAAAAGACCAGCAACCTACCATCATACATAATCGGGACGCCGGTCTCGTAGTAGACCAAAGctggaaatgcaaaaatgccaATTTCATGAGCCAGCTTAACATCATTGGACTTGACAAATTGTATTCCGTGCTTGTCGGTGTCATCGTCGATGTTTTCCAACTCCTCCAAGATGTCAGAACACGATTCGCATTCATCGTCATCTGTTGTTGTTCAAATAACGAATGTCAATCGAACATTCAATTCAGATTAATGAATAATAAACTTACAGAAGAACACAGCCAGGTGCTCAACATCGTTGATCAGAACTTGCAGGGTTTTACGATCGACAGATTCAATGACATCAGCTGTAGACTCGTGCAAATCAATAACCCACTCAAGAATTTCCTCTTCCTTCATCAGGTCACCTTAAAacatatattcaaaatataaaccTTGGTATATAATGTCTCCATCATGAATGCATCAGATCTTACCGGTGTAAATTGTTCTAAACTTATGTCTATAAAATGCAAGTGCCGGCAGACCAGGCAGGTCGTACTCCTTATCAATATCATCGTCGGATGTCTTTACAAAGTCAATGTCTTTTTCCTCGCATTCGTCATCGATGTTCTCCAGCTCGTTAAGGATCTTCTGTGCTTTCTTATCGCCCTCAGCGTCTGCAGAAAAAGAGTTTAATGACAATTCCTTTACAACATTCCTTTTGAAGTTGTCTTACAGAAGAATACGACGACGTGATCGTTTTCAGCCAAGATCTTATCCAACATCTTCACATTCACCTCCTCAATTTTTCCGGGAATTTCAAGGGTCTCGTCGTCAGTTATCCAGGCCAACacctcgtcctcgtcgtctAGATCTCCGGTGAAATGGAGTGGATCACGGTTTCTAAAGAACACCAGGCGTGGATAGGTCTTGACATTGTATTTCTTAGCGATTCCGGTATCCTCAGTGGTAACAAAAATGATGCCAGCTTCATCCAATTCATCGTCGATGCTTTCCAGGGCGTTGAGAGTGTGTTCACAGGTCTCTCCGGGTTCGCAGGGACCCGTGAAGAAGACGACAACATACTCGTGTTCGTTGATCAGATTGACTAGGATCTCATCGGTAACCTCCTCGATAGTAGCTGTCTTTTTCTGGACAAGAAGCCACTCGAGCACCTCATCCTCGTTCATCAGATCGCCTTCATAAAGAGCCGGGATCTTGTTTTCGAAGTAGATAAGGGCAGGCAAATGATCGAGACCGTATTCCTTGGCTTCAGCAGCGTTATCAATGCGGACGATGACAATACCCTCCTTCTCCAGTTCATCATCGATGTTTTCCAGTTCGTTTAGGATGCGCATATCCTGCTTATCGTCCTTGTCGTCTGTGGGCGAATGTTAATGATTGCTATTGCTATAAACATATGTACTTTATCGGTGTGGCCTACTCACAGAATATAACCGCTAAGTGCTCGGTGTTCTCGACCAACTTGTCCTTCATCTCATCGGTGACCTCGGGAATTTCGGAATAGCGCTTCTGGTGCACCAACCAGCCAAGCAGCTCATCTTCTTTCATCAGATCACCCTCGTAGATGTGTGGAATTCCACGTTCGAAGAGTACAATCGATGGTATCTCATCGATACCCCATTCTTTTGCCTCCTTGTCATCATCGATCTTGACAAAGGCAATATCGTTCTGATCGCACTCATCGTCGATGTTTTCCAGTTCTGCGAGGATCTTCTGTGACTTTTTCTGGTCTTTGTCGtctggcaaaaagttttcatgcgttaatttaataattgtatGTAACCTTTTGGCGGCTATTAAATTAACTGATAAACAAACTGTTCTTTTGCTCAACTTGTAACGTAAAACCTACAATCTATACTACTTTCCTAACGGTTTTCCAGATTAACCCTTACAAAAAAGGGTCTACTAGTTATTGTTTAGTTATAAATTAATACGTTTTTTAAGCGCTTTTGAAAGTTACTACTAAAAAGCAGGGTTAATGTTACGATTGCAGTCACCCCAGAAGTACAACACCAATTCAACTGTACAATATCAACAGAGATAAGAAGTGGAGTGCGCAAGCGTCCTGGCACAAAGTTGCAGGGTCCTGAAATAACTTACAGAAAAGAACAGCAACATGGGGCATTTTCTCAATAATTAAATCCAACATTTCGTCGGTGATGTCCTCGATTTGATCGGAACTCGTTTGGTCTGTTAGCCATTTTAGAAGCTTCTCCTCGTCCTCCAGATTGCCCTCGTAAATAGTTGGAATGCCTTTTTCAAAGTATATCAGTTTAGGAACTTTATTGATGCCATATTCAACGGCCTCCTCGGGATTGTCGATCTTCACGAATGTAATGCCCAATGCGTCGCACTCGTCGTCAATGTTTTCCAGCTCCTCGAGTACTTTCTGGGACTTCTTGTCGTTGTTGTCGTCTGGAAAACAGCTTATGAGCAAATATGTTCTCCACCTTATGCGCAATGAGGGGAACGGGGTTTCAATATTTACAGAACAGCACGGCAATGACGCGTCCTTCTTTGATCATTGTATCGAGCATTTCGTCGGTGACGTCCTCGATCTCATCCCGTTCCAACTGTCCCAACAACCATTTCAGAATCTGCTCCTCGTCCATGAGATCGCCGTCGTACACATTCGGAATTTCTTTTTCAAAGTAAACAATGGCCGGAATCTGCAGATCGAATTATGTTATTCGTGTCAAAGACGTATCAATCTCCAGCTCGCTGGCTTCCTACCGAATCGATTCCGTAATCGCCTGCAGCCTTCGTATCATCGATTTTCACAAACTGAATGCCATGCTTGTCGCAGTCGTCGTCGATTTGCTCCAACTCCTCCAGCACGGTCATCGAATCGTCGTTTCCATGATCATCTGCAGCAGATTAATGTCAGTCGATTATCGCAGTCGTGTCTCGCTAAAAGTCTCATTCATCTACATACAAAATAGCACGACCAGGTTGTCGATATTGCTGATCAGCGTAGACAGAGTCTTCGAAGTGACGTCTTCAATCACATCATCCTCATCGCCCGTCGACTTATTCTGCACCAACCATTCCAAGACGTCCTCCTCTCGCTGAAGTTCACCTGGAGACACAGTTCGATATTAGCGAAATGAATACCGAGCTCAGCATAGGATTGATGTGTTTGATTGCTTGTTCTGAGTTTGATTTGAGTGGTGGTGCAGGTTTCAAGAGAATGTGGCTTGGGATGGAGGTATGTACCTTCGTATATGATTGGAGTCTGGTGGCGGTAATAGACCAAGGCTGGCAGGTTGCCTAGATTGTATTCGTCGGCCAATGCCTCGTCGTGTATCTTCACAAACCCGATGCCCAGCTGGTCAGCTTCGTCGTCAATATTCTCCAGCTCCTGCAAGGCCTTGGCGCACTTGCGGCATTGCTGTTTGTCTGGCGTTGGCGGATTGGTTGGATTGTTTCATAGAATCAGGCAAACATACAAAATTAGGGCCATCCGACAGAGGGGAAACGTCTCGATAAGCAAGGAGTGGAGTACAGTACAACAGGGTAGGGTCTGGTGTTGGTATGGTGGTATTATAATGCACGGAAAGAAAGAACATTCAGGGATTATGTTTCGTGCGGCCGTAAGTGGGGGTTATGCTGGAGCCATCTCAGACATAGAAGAGTGCATGCAAGGTCCATGGAATTCCACATAACTCTACGGTTACCCATTCTCTGCAAGGCGATTCGTTTATTTACACAATTTGTTTACAACATCCCTGTCGGTCTGCGTGCAACCTGTTGCAATGTGCTTGTCTTGGTAGAGGAAATACATATCAGCGTGGTTAAAGAAAGACGAAAAGCTTTCTCATTGCCTTTATTTTTCCTCTATTTCATTGCGTCGGGCTTGCCACATTCGTAAATGTGTTTTCAGCAAGCTTTCGCTTTTCTGGCGgacgctgcgtatacgtaatatttatttctgttgACTGGCCACATGTTTATGGCAACCTATAGTCGCACCTTTCCGAATGCAGTTAGCTGGCGGCAGTGCCCAAAATGACACGCCTTCAAAAGCCATTACCCCGACCAAAAAATATGTCTCTAATTTTCCCAATCAACGCGACTTATTCATAGCAGCTGTTTGAGTGGGTGTCGCCAAGGTGACAAGgccaacgcacacacactcgctcGCGAAAATTCTTCATAATTTACTGCAcaatgcaaaatgtttgcaaaaaCGTATTTGTGATAAATCTAGAAAATCAGACATGTTTGTGAGGCTCCAACTTTCTCACTGACCAATTTATGGCCCTGCCGCAGAAATGGGCAAATGTTGCACTTAACTAAAAATAACTATAAATAGTGCAAGTCAGTCGGGGAAGAGCCGGGCGGCACACACAGTTATAGAGCTGCAGTATAGGACGGCAATACCTATATAGGTATTCGTATATTATGTAAATCAGCATTTGGCTGCGACAACTGAAGATCTGCCCATAACCATGCACTGCCGGCTCGTGTGCGccatgctgatgctgatgtaTTGCTGAAtgcaaaagcaattaaaagcgCTGTCTGTCTGCAACCTCTGATGGATTCAAACTCAATTGCAGGGGGGAATGGTCAGGGGCGCAGTGAAGGGGCGGCACAATGGGCCACGATTTCTTGTCTTGTCTCACCTACATGCTGTTCTTCGCATCTATGCATTAGAAAAGgcgttttgtgttttgttttttgtatgctGTCTGCGTTTGATAAAAATACCTATGGATAGTGAGCGGATGCTACAGAAATGTTCTTCTGAATTCACACACTTGCCATGTGAGAGTGGCTATAGTTAGTTGTTTCAGaattaagcaaaaataacagcagcagcagcaagagcagCGAAAAATCATTTTGTTGGCCCACCAACTGCTTgagttttctatttttaacaCTAAAATTGTAGGTGGCTGTGTCGGAAAGAGACGGATGGCCACGAATACTTTGTTGTTGGCTAAGACATCACCGTGTGTCTATGTACGTGGTATATATACCACATCTGCAAGTATTGAATTTATAAGCATAAATTCTATAGGTAAATTCCTGCCTTTCTCCATAACTCACGCAAGGCCACCCTACACTCGGATATCGTCTCTGAGGAGATTCTGTCAGATTACGATTTCTAAACTGATCCAACTTCAATAGCTAAGTGCGAATACCGAATTTCCATTCAACTAGTCGCCGAATTGTCCAAATCACAGGATTTGGGATTGGGTTGTGATTTGGAGGAAGAAGGAGAAGAGTTGTGCCGACAAAAACATAATCTGGCGCCGAGCCCAGACATTCATCTGCATTGATTCTGTTgtaatgtttattattatacgtatacgtaatatatGTGTCTCCCTTGGTCGATAGCAAACGCTAAAATGAGATATCTTGTTTTTCTAAAAGATTACTGAGAATTACTACAGTGGTGATTGTGTCTATTTTAGAATGTGTCCTTTACCCGGGGCATCGACTTTAACTTGGCTGCCGGAGAGATTAAAGATTTCCCAGTCAAGATTGAAAAAAATTAGTTGGTTCCAAGCAAATTGGTGCAATATCAACTTGAACCTCCCAAGCGTTTCATCTTAGCAAGCACCAACACACTGAATTATTCGGTTAATTGGGTTATACAGCCAAttataaattacatatttacatgTCGGATAGTGGGCATTGCGAAATAATCTTTTCAAGTCAACTTTGGTATTACTGGAATCAGGAAAATTACGGTGGAGTAGGGTAAAACAGAAATTAATATGGGGGAAACGAAGTTTCGAAGTTGGTAATTATAAGGAGCAAGATAGAAGGTTCCCAGTATCTTTCAACTTACCCATAACCCTGGGCGGGCATGTTTCATGATCTGGACCTGAAGTCGTTTGATAAAATAGATATTGGATTGATAAATTGTCCTTTTGTACTTTGGCTCAAGGGTTCGAAACACCGCCGAAAgagatattattattatatagaGAGTTATATTAAATGTTAAGTATGCTGCCACGTAGATTCGGTTAGTCACAAGTAATATACGTATTTATAGAGAGAATATACAGAATAGGTACATTTGGTAGTAGTCTATACCTAGCTGTATGATTTTTAGTCACAAGAGAGCTAAACTGTTTGTGTTCGCTAAAAACTGCAACTGCTTTGAAAAAGAACATCATCAATTAAAGTCTCCAACATAGGAGTTTCCGGAGTGCTAAACGTTTGAAGAACTATGTGCTATGGTTAAGTCATTCACACTTACAGAATAGAACGGCTACAAAGTCGGTGTCCTCGATAATCTTCTGCAATATCTTGGCATTGACCTCCTCGATGCGATCGGGCAAGTCCATGGCCTCCAAGGAGGTGAGGAAATCGAGCACTCCTTCCTCGTCCATAAGATCGCCATCATATATGATGGGCTCCTTCTCCCTGCGGTTTTCGGGATTTATATTCGATTAGGTCTTGTATCTTATGCCCGATGGGAAGGTACCTACCTAAAGTAGGTGAGGGCGGGGAAGTTCTTGATGCCATACTGTTTGGCAAGTCGTTTGTCGTTGATTTTTACAAAGTCCACACCAAAGGAGTCGGTGTCATCGTCGATTTTCTCGAGCTCCGCTAGGACCTTATCACAGGTCACGCAGCTTCGCGCATCTGAAATCGTAGAAACCGAGCATGTTAGTACCCAAGATCGACTATTGATACCAGCAGCGATAACTAAATTCGCATTCGAATTGAAAACCCAAAGGCCTGGCCGAAGTGGAGCTAAATGCCGCAAAGATTATTCATTCGTATAGTAGATGCAGGATGCATCATCAGACCGTTCAGTTGAAAATAAGCCTGAATGAATGAGTGAAATGACAGCAGCGCCAGGCCAATTCTGTGCTATTAATGCGGCAGCAACTGCCAACAAATATGCtgaaatttctaaattaattCATAAAATTCATGCGGCCACTCACTATTAGGGAAATGAATTGCAGCACACAAAAGACCACCGTTGGCCCACGTCTCTACAAACGTTCTGGTTGGTTAAACGGCAGACCAGAGTGCAAAATCGAAATCATTAATATATCGCCGAGTAAACAGCCATTTCAATTGTTTGGAAATccgttcaaaataaattttcacaGCTTGGAAAGTAATCGCGAGTTGGTTCAATCTGCCCCCTGCTATCGGCACctaatgtttttatttacgaGCTCCAACACTAAGATGTTTCCTGTGTATACAGGAAAATCCACTGCAggatttttgatttaaaatcaaaatcaacatAAATAACGTTTAGTTGAAACAATAAACACATTTAGCTTATCGATAGATCTCGTTTACATATTGAGCTATCTGCGATGTGATGGCCAAAACCATGCAATTGGCGTAGATTTTCCATGATTATTTAGATTGTCAGCCAGCGTCATTGGACCTGAGGCTTTTggacttaaaatattttcattgtcAACGATTATTTTTGGAATTGCCGCCAATGCTAATGAAACACATCGGGAGGTATATAAAATAGAATATTACAATCCGAAGACCACTTTCGTGCTTATTAACTTTGACATTGGGGAGCAGCGCATTAAGGCCAAATCTATTTGTAAGATGATTTAAGATATTTAGCAAGAGTTTTATAAATAAGCCAATGTTTAACTCGAACGGGAACCATTTTTATGTAACCCAAAGATAGGTGACCAATGTAAGCAATTGGCTGAGTtgattgaaaataaatgtaaaaggGCAGGAAATCTGCTGCCAACTGGAAGGAAATGAAAGTCTGCTTACGAGGTACATTTTGTGCCAAAATTTTGCGCCAAAATAGActaaaaaaccgaaaatataaaGAGCTACAAAGACGAcggcaacgacaacgacaacgaggATTTCTCACAGCCAGAGAGATTTCTCTACTCATAAACAGATCGCAAAGATAGcgcagaaatgaaaaatatatcgAAAAGGGAAGGCAGCACAGACTACTGGCACTCGGGGAGGAAAtaaagaaatagaaaaaaaaaattaaccgAATGAAAATCGCGGACATTTCGAGCAACGaatttttcacatattttcatttgtatGTGAATTTTTAGAATTTTCACTAGcgaaaatttatataatatgGCTTCTGTTACTATTTCGAGTCCGGTCCGGTCCGGTCTGGCAACAAGTGAGCGGTGCCCGGACGGACGATGCCCCCCGGAGCATGTTCACACCCCATCCACTTACACCAAAAGACGGCCACGTAATCCTTGTCGGCCAGGagcttctccagctgcttgGCATTGACCTCCTCGATGACGGCCTCCGGTTCCGGAGGCGCCACTGGCTGCGAGCCCTTCTTGCTGTTGCCTGCTGCGCCACTCACATATCCGGGAAAACTCAGGGCCAGCAGAGCACACACGAGCAGCGAGAGAGTCTTGAGGCGGGTGATAATCATCCTGCGATTGGTGGTTACGGTTGTGATGTTCTTTAGGACCTTAACGCGAACATGCGTGCGCGTGCCTGCTCGTTTTGGTGTGTTCTACAGTTTATAGTGTTACAATTGTATAATTGATTCGTTATTGTCGTTTCGGGTCttcgttattaaaatttgtattccTTTGAGAATCGGGCACTATTTTTAGTTGATAATGGTGTTTCTTCTTtcgcaatttattttatgtataacaacattttgttcactgatacatatatgtatacggTGCTCGTATATGCTCAGGCGATATATATGTGGGGTATATACGAGAATAATTAGATTATATATGTGGCTTCTTGCTTCTATTAATTGAACGTTTTCCGCGGACTGTACTGTTTGCTCTTCAGATTTTGTTCCACTCCGTGCAGAGGTCCGCTCGCAACTGAAAGTATTTTGGTGGAATCTCGGTGCCATTCAAGGGGCCTTGTCCGAGCTTtcgggatggggatggggatcggGATCGTGGTCTTCGTGCTTTTCCGCTGCCTGTCCGCTCCGCCGAAAAGCTTACGAGGCGAGCGCAGGAGCGTCAATCGGGCCTATGTTATAAAAAATAagataaaattaaatatgtgAGACGTGGGAGGAGTGTGGTGAAATTCCGAAGAGCGAGAGTTTCCCTTTCCGATTGCAGTTCTCTGTTTATGCACTCCGGTGCAAACAAGCAACAGACTGCGAATGGTCCTATGAAAACAAACTTGGAGAATCGGTTTCTTGAAGCGCTACAATCCGCATCATTTTGTTTGGGATGGGAGATGCACGTGATACAATTCTGCCGTTGGTAAAACATAAGCTGGTAATAATAAGCTGCGAGCTGAAATTTTTGTCACTGAATCTAACTTTTTAACTTTGAATTTAACTTTTACTGTTGTCTTGTGCGTAGGATCCAGAATTTCTAATATTCGTATTTCCACGACTGCAAGTTAACATTGATGTTAACAAACACAACTTCTTCTTGCATGGTGCGCTGCAAACTTTAACACTAACATGATTTtcactaaatatttaattcattcATAATTCAATTGTATATCGCTTGcctttcctttttatttattccaattgttgaaattatgaaattaattCCTTTCGATGCCCTGTAATACGCAGGTCTTTTTACAATCTCTTTAAATCTCTGTTCTTTAATAAGAAAAAGGGATTTTAGGGGTCAAATGTACAAATCCATATTGACGTTTctttttctaaaaaaaaaaataagagggTCATTTAGTatttcaacaataaatttacaaTTCGTTTTTATCTAAAGCGGtcaatttttttcacttatttaGTTAAAATAGTATAATATTTAGTTGTTTTATTAGTTATAGACAAAATATTATCAGTAACTAAATCTTTCAAAATCAATCATCCAAAGCCAATTAAGCCAACTGTTTTTAGTTTCATCGCGtctatttactttaaaaaaatttgcaCGTAAATGCAATAATAACTAAATGTTcgtattaataaattaaatcttaaTAATTGCCGTGACAACTtttttgtatgtataaaaTGGCCGTAGCAATCTTCTATAACAACTTTTTTTTGTCCCTTTTGTGGGACAAACAAAGACAAATATGGtttcttaatttttaaaaaacaatatcaCCGCCAATTGGAGTTATCGATAGCTGTCATCGGCCAGCTGACAGTCCAGACAGTACCTATCGATAATATGCAGTCGAGCGAGATTTACGAATATGTGAGCACACACTTTAGTTTTTCGTTAGGAACGGTACGCTTGTTCTGTCGCGCACCAAATATTTTCGGCcccaatgcaaatgcaaacgcTTTTACGGCGTGTGTAGTGCATTCAAAATTATCAGATACCCGACGGTGTCCACAGTTTCCAGAGAAGTGTCCGAGGAATCGATGCATTCAGCGGAAACGGAAGAAACTCGCGCCTGGGTGGACAAAATTTGATCTTTGACGCGGTTTAAATAAAGGTAACCCCGCCATCCATGAATAAAAACCACTCTTCCCACGGGTGCTTCCGCGATTGGGCCACAATGTGGGTGCTGTGGCCAATTCACCTTGAACCCAGCATTGCAGAAGGGGCCGCATACCAAATCCAATTGCCTGCGCTTGTGTGTATACCTGCGCCCCTTCCGCATGTGTGTGCATAAACATTGACGCCCACCCACCCGATAAACAGCTGTTGGTCCGATTGCCGTCCGCTTCTCTAGGTTATTAAGGCGGCCGAGGCATATAAGGGTAAGGCAAAGGGGCCCTTCATACTGAGGCAGTTCTTTTCGCGCTATGGGCGTAGGCTTGCCAGGGTGCGGGACCGTGGCTGTGGCAAGGCGAAGGTGAAAGTCATCAGCTGATATCGCCCTGCTGCCTGCAAAACCCGTTATGCACAGCAGCTGTTCGACGCCGACTGTGTAGTATGTGGGGCAAAATCCCATCCGCGAACTCACGACGTGGGTTTGGTGGGGCCTACTCCCCAGTTATATCCGGATAGCGGGCACCTCGCTATCGCAGGCCGATGTAAATTAGAGGCTTTCGCGCCGCAGCTGTAAGACCTAATTGAAGATTTCTTTGTTCGTTCGCAGGCTGCACGACACTTCGAGGGCTTTTATGTGATTATTACTATGAAATTGGATGAAATAGTTGCATGGTAAGCGAACAATGCTCCATTACTCTCCGGACTATTTAATTCTtcgcttttgcatttttgtagGTACCAGAAGAGAATCGGCACCTATGACAAGCAAGAATGGGAAAAGACCGTCGAACAGAAGATCTTGGATGGCTTCAATAAtgtcaatttaaaaaacacaaagcTAAAGACGGATCTAATAGATGTGGACTTGGTGCGAGGCAAGTTTTACCCGACACCCTAAAAATGGTCCcaacaattaaacaattttttttaggTTCCACCTTCCCCAAGGCCAAGCCCAAGCAGTCGCTACTTACCGTGATACGCCTAGCCATTCTGCGCTATGTACTGCTGCCCCTTTATGCCCAGTGGTGGGTCAAGCAGACCACGCCCAACGCATTCGGCTTCATCCTGGTCCTCTACCTCACACAGTTGTCCAACTGGGCTATCTACGTTCTCCA from Drosophila yakuba strain Tai18E2 chromosome 2L, Prin_Dyak_Tai18E2_2.1, whole genome shotgun sequence includes these protein-coding regions:
- the LOC6528316 gene encoding uncharacterized protein LOC6528316 isoform X7; this encodes MIITRLKTLSLLVCALLALSFPGYVSGAAGNSKKGSQPVAPPEPEAVIEEVNAKQLEKLLADKDYVAVFWYARSCVTCDKVLAELEKIDDDTDSFGVDFVKINDKRLAKQYGIKNFPALTYFREKEPIIYDGDLMDEEGVLDFLTSLEAMDLPDRIEEVNAKILQKIIEDTDFVAVLFCPDHETCPPRVMDKQQCRKCAKALQELENIDDEADQLGIGFVKIHDEALADEYNLGNLPALVYYRHQTPIIYEGELQREEDVLEWLVQNKSTGDEDDVIEDVTSKTLSTLISNIDNLVVLFYDHGNDDSMTVLEELEQIDDDCDKHGIQFVKIDDTKAAGDYGIDSIPAIVYFEKEIPNVYDGDLMDEEQILKWLLGQLERDEIEDVTDEMLDTMIKEGRVIAVLFYDNNDKKSQKVLEELENIDDECDALGITFVKIDNPEEAVEYGINKVPKLIYFEKGIPTIYEGNLEDEEKLLKWLTDQTSSDQIEDITDEMLDLIIEKMPHVAVLFYDKDQKKSQKILAELENIDDECDQNDIAFVKIDDDKEAKEWGIDEIPSIVLFERGIPHIYEGDLMKEDELLGWLVHQKRYSEIPEVTDEMKDKLVENTEHLAVIFYDKDDKQDMRILNELENIDDELEKEGIVIVRIDNAAEAKEYGLDHLPALIYFENKIPALYEGDLMNEDEVLEWLLVQKKTATIEEVTDEILVNLINEHEYVVVFFTGPCEPGETCEHTLNALESIDDELDEAGIIFVTTEDTGIAKKYNVKTYPRLVFFRNRDPLHFTGDLDDEDEVLAWITDDETLEIPGKIEEVNVKMLDKILAENDHVVVFFYAEGDKKAQKILNELENIDDECEEKDIDFVKTSDDDIDKEYDLPGLPALAFYRHKFRTIYTGDLMKEEEILEWVIDLHESTADVIESVDRKTLQVLINDVEHLAVFFYDDECESCSDILEELENIDDDTDKHGIQFVKSNDVKLAHEIGIFAFPALVYYETGVPIMYDGNLKNENRVLQWLVNQKSNDDGDSNEKIVKLRYPKESDEDKRERLKRLQNSIRNERLHKKGRDTDDDENGDNEDETGEKGTDRADEDEDDEDDENGDDGDDEDNNNEDEEDDEDNNNEDEEDDEEEDDNGNDEDDNEDDNNDDENDEEEDEEEDNDDDEDDGEDDNEDDKDEDDEEDNNDDDKDEDDAEDNNDDDEDDEEDNNKDDDDDEEDNNKDDDDDEEDNNKDDDDEEEDNNKNDDDEDEDNNEDDDENEEEDNNKNDDDDNDEGDNDGDDEDDEENDEDEDDKEEDEDDNDNDDNKGENDEDEDDGDEDDDDDEDDDDKTDNENEDDNEDGDATGEDDNENDEEDIKSKPKYRHTAKGRTIHRLADLCSGRLIDEIDDECFYVGLGHDGHSAKRGNNFVPNDYKPFQCCPTKLEKSTKVPKMTAQRIGHSEGDQGKRPSGGNFQFAGQASSKSATKTAATKKQAKLSKDTKDTKDTDDDDEDDEDKPLVKVSYANKRSGGSNKPQAGKKSKDNDDQSQEVEKVSKQKSSKKSGKLNVKSGINFFQNRLKNLYDIIFQDISLWE